In Brachypodium distachyon strain Bd21 chromosome 2, Brachypodium_distachyon_v3.0, whole genome shotgun sequence, one genomic interval encodes:
- the LOC100846187 gene encoding protein RETICULATA-RELATED 6, chloroplastic isoform X2, translating to MLPHAPCRNPGAFKFKPLLPTKPPLAAAASSRGSLCTAAASRRDFLLLAPSLAAASTAIQYFPLSASAADDEKPAPQPPAAPAPTPPAPAGEPEEAALSRMYDATVIGEPQAVGKDARGRVWEKLMAARVVYLGEAELVPDRDDRVLELEIARKLSDRCADAGRRLSLALEAFPCDLQEQLNQFMDGRIDGNNLRLYTSHWAPQRWQEYEPLLNYCRDNGINLIACGTPLEVVRTVQAEGIRGLSKAHRKLYAPPAGSGFISGFTSISGRSLIDKTSSTHISPFGPSSYLSAQARVVDDYTMSRIIMKEITNGDPSGMLVVVTGASHVMYGSRGIGVPARISKKMQKKKQVVILLDPERQGIRREGEIPVADILWYSAAKPCSRNCFDRAEIARVMNAAGRRREALPQDIQKGIDLGVVSPEILQNFFDLEKYPVVDELIHRFQGFRERLLADPKFLNRLAIEEAISITTAVLAQYEKRKGRFFEEIDYVLTDTIRGSVVDFFTVWLPAPTISLLSIADDGSGESLELLRGLLGSLPDNAFQKGIVGQNWDINQRFASVLMGGIKLAGVGYVSSIGAGVASDILYAARRVLRPSASAEAVQIRSPIWKSAAVYSGFLGTSANLRYQVIAGLVEHRLGEYLVSYYNQPLLANVLSFVARIINSYFGTQQWIDLARSTGIQTSEEEPPSPNIPSSTEIPLLECGSAEAQNVDDTTNQSSDQA from the exons ATGCTGCCCCACGCGCCCTGCCGAAACCCGGGCGCCTTCAAGTTCAAACCCCTCCTCCCCACCAAACCGCCTctcgcagccgccgcctcctcccgcgggAGCCTCTGCACCGCTGCGGCCTCCCGCCGCGacttcctcctccttgcccCGTCCCTAGCGGCGGCATCTACAGCCATCCAGTACTTCCCACTctcggcctccgccgctgACGATGAGAAGCCTGCCCCACAACCGCCGGCCGCTCCGGCTCCGACTCCGCCGGCCCCTGCGGGGGAGCCCGAAGAGGCGGCGCTATCAAGGATGTACGATGCCACGGTCATCGGAGAGCCGCAGGCTGTGGGGAAGGACGCGCGGGGGCGGGTGTGGGAGAAGCTGATGGCCGCGCGGGTCGTGTACCTCGGCGAGGCCGAGCTCGTTCCTGACCGCGACGACCGTGTGCTCGAACTCGAGATCGCGAGGAAGCTGTCCGATCGGTGCGCGGATGCCGGGAGGAGACTCTCGCTCGCGCTGGAGGCGTTCCCCTGCGACCTCCAGGAGCAGCTCAACCAGTTCATGGATGGAAG AATCGATGGCAACAACTTAAGGTTGTACACATCTCATTGGGCACCACAGCGCTGGCAGGAGTATGAACCTCTTTTAAATTACTGTCGTGATAATGGAATCAATCTTATTGCATGTGGAACTCCTCTTGAG GTGGTAAGAACTGTCCAAGCAGAAGGAATTAGAGGTCTTTCAAAAGCACATAGGAAGTTATATGCTCCTCCAGCTGGCTCGGGCTTCATTTCTGGCTTTACATCCATCTCAGGCCGATCATTGATAGACAAGACGTCATCCACTCACATTTCTCCTTTTGGCCCTAGCTCATACCTATCCGCACAGGCAAGAGTAGTGGATGATTATACCATGTCCCGAATAATAATGAAAGAAATTACTAATGGAGATCCTTCAGGGATGCTCGTCGTTGTAACTGGTGCAAGCCATGTTATGTATGGGTCACGAGGAATTGGTGTTCCTGCCAGAATATCTAAAaagatgcaaaagaaaaagcaagTTGTGATTCTTCTTGATCCTGAGAGGCAAGGTATAAGGAGAGAAGGTGAAATCCCTGTAGCTGATATATTGTGGTATTCTGCTGCCAAGCCATGCAGTCGAAACTGCTTTGACCGTGCTGAAATCGCCAGAGTTATGAATGCAGCTGGTAGGAGGCGTGAAGCTTTACCCCAG GATATTCAGAAAGGCATAGATCTTGGTGTAGTTTCTCCTGAGATACTGCAGAACTTTTTCGACCTTGAGAAATATCCTGTTGTGGATGAATTGATTCATCGATTCCAA GGTTTCCGTGAAAGGTTACTGGCAGATCCGAAATTCTTGAATAGATTAGCTATCGAAGAGGCTATATCAATAACTACAGCTGTCTTAGCGCAATATGAAAAGCGGAAAGGACGCTTTTTTGAAGAGATTGATTATGTACTTACAGATACAATTAGAGGTTCAgttgttgatttttttacaGTGTGGCTTCCTGCTCCTACTATTTCGCTCTTATCTATTGCTGACGATGGTTCTGGTGAGAGCTTGGAGCTTCTCAGAGGACTATTAGGGTCACTTCCAGACAATGCATTTCAAAAGGGTATTGTCGGTCAGAATTGGGACATAAACCAGAGATTTGCATCAGTGCTAATGGGTGGTATTAAACTTGCTGGTGTTGGATACGTTTCTAGTATTGGAGCTGGAGTTGCTTCAGACATCCTGTATGCTGCTCGTCGAGTTTTGAGACCTTCTGCAAGTGCAGAGGCGGTACAGATACGATCTCCCATCTGGAAATCAGCAGCTGTTTATAGTGGCTTCCTTGGAACATCAGCAAATCTGCGATATCAG GTCATTGCTGGCCTGGTGGAGCATCGGCTTGGAGAGTATCTGGTGTCCTACTATAATCAGCCACTTCTTGCCAATGTGTTGTCCTTTGTCGCGCGGATAATCAATTCATACTTTGGAACGCAG CAATGGATTGATCTTGCGCGATCTACAGGCATCCAGACTAGTGAGGAAGAGCCACCTTCTCCTAACATTCCGAGCTCAACTGAAATACCACTGTTGGAATGTGGCTCAGCAGAAGCTCAGAATGTGGATGATACTACTAACCAATCAAGTGACCAGGCATAG
- the LOC100846187 gene encoding protein RETICULATA-RELATED 5, chloroplastic isoform X1, whose product MLPHAPCRNPGAFKFKPLLPTKPPLAAAASSRGSLCTAAASRRDFLLLAPSLAAASTAIQYFPLSASAADDEKPAPQPPAAPAPTPPAPAGEPEEAALSRMYDATVIGEPQAVGKDARGRVWEKLMAARVVYLGEAELVPDRDDRVLELEIARKLSDRCADAGRRLSLALEAFPCDLQEQLNQFMDGRIDGNNLRLYTSHWAPQRWQEYEPLLNYCRDNGINLIACGTPLEVVRTVQAEGIRGLSKAHRKLYAPPAGSGFISGFTSISGRSLIDKTSSTHISPFGPSSYLSAQARVVDDYTMSRIIMKEITNGDPSGMLVVVTGASHVMYGSRGIGVPARISKKMQKKKQVVILLDPERQGIRREGEIPVADILWYSAAKPCSRNCFDRAEIARVMNAAGRRREALPQDIQKGIDLGVVSPEILQNFFDLEKYPVVDELIHRFQGFRERLLADPKFLNRLAIEEAISITTAVLAQYEKRKGRFFEEIDYVLTDTIRGSVVDFFTVWLPAPTISLLSIADDGSGESLELLRGLLGSLPDNAFQKGIVGQNWDINQRFASVLMGGIKLAGVGYVSSIGAGVASDILYAARRVLRPSASAEAVQIRSPIWKSAAVYSGFLGTSANLRYQVIAGLVEHRLGEYLVSYYNQPLLANVLSFVARIINSYFGTQLCLLQQWIDLARSTGIQTSEEEPPSPNIPSSTEIPLLECGSAEAQNVDDTTNQSSDQA is encoded by the exons ATGCTGCCCCACGCGCCCTGCCGAAACCCGGGCGCCTTCAAGTTCAAACCCCTCCTCCCCACCAAACCGCCTctcgcagccgccgcctcctcccgcgggAGCCTCTGCACCGCTGCGGCCTCCCGCCGCGacttcctcctccttgcccCGTCCCTAGCGGCGGCATCTACAGCCATCCAGTACTTCCCACTctcggcctccgccgctgACGATGAGAAGCCTGCCCCACAACCGCCGGCCGCTCCGGCTCCGACTCCGCCGGCCCCTGCGGGGGAGCCCGAAGAGGCGGCGCTATCAAGGATGTACGATGCCACGGTCATCGGAGAGCCGCAGGCTGTGGGGAAGGACGCGCGGGGGCGGGTGTGGGAGAAGCTGATGGCCGCGCGGGTCGTGTACCTCGGCGAGGCCGAGCTCGTTCCTGACCGCGACGACCGTGTGCTCGAACTCGAGATCGCGAGGAAGCTGTCCGATCGGTGCGCGGATGCCGGGAGGAGACTCTCGCTCGCGCTGGAGGCGTTCCCCTGCGACCTCCAGGAGCAGCTCAACCAGTTCATGGATGGAAG AATCGATGGCAACAACTTAAGGTTGTACACATCTCATTGGGCACCACAGCGCTGGCAGGAGTATGAACCTCTTTTAAATTACTGTCGTGATAATGGAATCAATCTTATTGCATGTGGAACTCCTCTTGAG GTGGTAAGAACTGTCCAAGCAGAAGGAATTAGAGGTCTTTCAAAAGCACATAGGAAGTTATATGCTCCTCCAGCTGGCTCGGGCTTCATTTCTGGCTTTACATCCATCTCAGGCCGATCATTGATAGACAAGACGTCATCCACTCACATTTCTCCTTTTGGCCCTAGCTCATACCTATCCGCACAGGCAAGAGTAGTGGATGATTATACCATGTCCCGAATAATAATGAAAGAAATTACTAATGGAGATCCTTCAGGGATGCTCGTCGTTGTAACTGGTGCAAGCCATGTTATGTATGGGTCACGAGGAATTGGTGTTCCTGCCAGAATATCTAAAaagatgcaaaagaaaaagcaagTTGTGATTCTTCTTGATCCTGAGAGGCAAGGTATAAGGAGAGAAGGTGAAATCCCTGTAGCTGATATATTGTGGTATTCTGCTGCCAAGCCATGCAGTCGAAACTGCTTTGACCGTGCTGAAATCGCCAGAGTTATGAATGCAGCTGGTAGGAGGCGTGAAGCTTTACCCCAG GATATTCAGAAAGGCATAGATCTTGGTGTAGTTTCTCCTGAGATACTGCAGAACTTTTTCGACCTTGAGAAATATCCTGTTGTGGATGAATTGATTCATCGATTCCAA GGTTTCCGTGAAAGGTTACTGGCAGATCCGAAATTCTTGAATAGATTAGCTATCGAAGAGGCTATATCAATAACTACAGCTGTCTTAGCGCAATATGAAAAGCGGAAAGGACGCTTTTTTGAAGAGATTGATTATGTACTTACAGATACAATTAGAGGTTCAgttgttgatttttttacaGTGTGGCTTCCTGCTCCTACTATTTCGCTCTTATCTATTGCTGACGATGGTTCTGGTGAGAGCTTGGAGCTTCTCAGAGGACTATTAGGGTCACTTCCAGACAATGCATTTCAAAAGGGTATTGTCGGTCAGAATTGGGACATAAACCAGAGATTTGCATCAGTGCTAATGGGTGGTATTAAACTTGCTGGTGTTGGATACGTTTCTAGTATTGGAGCTGGAGTTGCTTCAGACATCCTGTATGCTGCTCGTCGAGTTTTGAGACCTTCTGCAAGTGCAGAGGCGGTACAGATACGATCTCCCATCTGGAAATCAGCAGCTGTTTATAGTGGCTTCCTTGGAACATCAGCAAATCTGCGATATCAG GTCATTGCTGGCCTGGTGGAGCATCGGCTTGGAGAGTATCTGGTGTCCTACTATAATCAGCCACTTCTTGCCAATGTGTTGTCCTTTGTCGCGCGGATAATCAATTCATACTTTGGAACGCAG CTATGTCTGCTGCAGCAATGGATTGATCTTGCGCGATCTACAGGCATCCAGACTAGTGAGGAAGAGCCACCTTCTCCTAACATTCCGAGCTCAACTGAAATACCACTGTTGGAATGTGGCTCAGCAGAAGCTCAGAATGTGGATGATACTACTAACCAATCAAGTGACCAGGCATAG
- the LOC100846795 gene encoding sorting nexin 2B codes for MMAAESSATDNYSTDGYLETLSLDSSASASTDPLLHPPPSPSSTSSPTAPANDDAFIDENGEDDFPQDLPAQDTPVISREPSPELYRITVSEPRKHDEPATGAAGVIPGSGSYFSYLVTTQVGDGGKFVVRRRFRDVVALADRIASTHRGLFIPPRPDKSIVEGQVMQRHDFVNQRCAALQRYLCRLAAHPTVGRSVDLQVFLTEASGIPTSEGESPRCTPTSIAATSTAVTTPTTPAKGGRDFFGMFKDLKQTVSNGLMAVRTLPLEEETDTKFVAHKAKLEELEQQLSTTSQQVVALVKAHEDLRETTAHLGMTFIKLAKFEKGQSSCSSQISRAADVSNFASAVVKVSRSQTKLNAEIVKHLGTIHEYLETMSSVHNAFSDRSNALLHVQSLSSDLNLLHNRVAKLESVSSRGIDQERSRYQKIEELKETIRATEDAKIHARKEYELIKENNMKEIKRFDKEIHQDLVDMMKGFVTNQITCSDQIANIWAKIAEETKGYAGRSS; via the exons ATGATGGCCGCCGAGTCCTCGGCGACAGACAACTACTCCACCGACGGGTATCTCGAGACCCTCTCCCTCGATTCCTCCGCCTCTGCTTCTACCGATCCCCTGCTCcaccctcctccctccccttcGTCCACGTCCTCTCCCACCGCACCCGCGAACGACGACGCGTTCATCGACGAGAACGGCGAGGATGACTTCCCGCAAGACCTCCCCGCTCAGGACACCCCGGTCATTTCCCGCGAGCCATCACCGGAGTTGTACCGGATCACTGTCTCCGAGCCTAGGAAGCACGACGAGCCTGCCACTGGTGCCGCGGGGGTCATTCCTGGGTCTGGCAGCTATTTCTCCTACCTCGTCACCACCCAAGTTGGAGACGGCGGCAAGTTCGTCGTTCGGCGGCGCTTCCGCGACGTGGTGGCCCTCGCCGACCGCATCGCGTCCACCCACCGCGGTCTCTTCATCCCACCGCGGCCCGACAAGAGCATCGTCGAGGGACAAGTCATGCAGCGGCATGACTTCGTGAACCAGCGCTGCGCTGCGCTCCAGCGTTACCTctgccgcctcgccgcgcacCCCACAGTCGGCCGCAGTGTTGACCTCCAAGTCTTCCTCACTGAGGCAAGCGGTATCCCCACCTCCGAGGGTGAGTCACCCAGGTGCACTCCCACGAGTATTGCTGCCACGTCCACGGCTGTTACCACACCAACGACGCCTGCGAAGGGCGGGAGGGACTTCTTTGGTATGTTTAAGGACCTGAAGCAGACGGTGTCGAATGGTTTGATGGCGGTGAGGACACTTCcgttggaggaggagaccGATACAAAGTTCGTTGCCCATAAGGCCAAGCTCGAGGAATTGGAGCAGCAACTATCCACGACATCTCAGCAG GTAGTGGCACTTGTTAAAGCTCATGAGGATCTTAGAGAAACTACGGCTCACTTGGGAATGACATTCATTAAGCTGGCAAAATTTGAAAAAGGGCAGTCTTCATGCAGTTCTCAGATAAGTCGAGCTGCTGATGTTAGCAATTTTGCAAGTGCTGTTGTCAAAGTCAGCAGGTCACAGACAAAACTTAATGCTGAAATCGTGAAGCATCTG GGAACTATCCATGAATACTTGGAGACGATGAGTTCTGTTCACAATGCATTTAGTGATCGCTCTAATGCTTTGCTTCATGTGCAAAGTCTATCATCAGACTTAAATCTCTTGCACAACCGGGTGGCAAAACTTGAATCTGTGTCATCGAGAGGAATTGATCAGGAGAGATCGAGGTATCAAAAGATCGAAGAGCTGAAAGAAACAATAAGAGCAACAGAAGATGCAAAAATTCATGCACGCAAAGAGTATGAGCTTATTAAG GAAAACAACATGAAAGAAATCAAAAGATTTGATAAAGAGATACACCAGGATTTGGTAGATATGATGAAAGGCTTTGTGACAAATCAG ATTACTTGCTCAGATCAAATTGCTAATATCTGGGCGAAGATTGCAGAAGAAACGAAAGGATATGCAGGCAGGAGCAGCTGA
- the LOC100845885 gene encoding laccase-3, producing the protein MASSRLLFLLSCSCLALALLASAEVHHHEFIVQETPVKRLCKEHNIITVNGQFPGPTLEVREGDTLVVNVVNQAQYNVTIHWHGIRQFRTGWADGPEFVTQCPIKPGGSYKYKFTIEGQEGTLWWHAHSSWLRATVYGALIIRPREDKAYPFEKPSREVPLMLGEWWDANPIDVIREAQRTGGGPNVSDAFTVNGQPGDLYNCSREETTAISVKPGETALLRFINSALNHELFVSIANHKMTVVGADASYTEPFVTSVLMIAPGQTTDVLVTMDQAPTRYYIAARGYVTTQGVAFDNTTTTAILEYDCGCSTDFGPAIRPAFPTLPAFNDTSAATAFAAGIKSPRKVEIPSPVDENLFFTVGLGLFNCKPGQQCGAPNNTRFTASMNNISFVFPKATSLLHAHYYDIPDVFTTDFPAYPSVQFDYTAQNVSRSLWQPIPATKLYKLRYNSVVQIVLQDTSIVTPENHPIHLHGYDFYILAEGFGNFDAKKDAEKFNLENPPQRNTVAVPVNGWAVIRFRADNPGVWLMHCHLDVHITWGLAMAFLVEDGYGKLQTLEAPPVDLPMC; encoded by the exons atggcgtcCTCCCGGCTGCTCTTTCTCCTGTCGTGCAGCTGCCTCGCGCTGGCTTTGCTCGCCAGCGCCGAAGTGCACCACCACGAGTTCATC GTCCAAGAGACGCCGGTGAAGAGGCTGTGCAAGGAGCACAACATCATCACGGTGAACGGGCAGTTCCCCGGGCCGACGCTGGAGGTCCGGGAAGGCGACACGCTCGTCGTCAACGTCGTCAACCAGGCCCAGTACAACGTCACCATCCACTG GCACGGCATCAGGCAGTTCAGGACAGGGTGGGCGGACGGGCCGGAGTTCGTGACGCAGTGCCCCATCAAGCCGGGCGGCAGCTACAAGTACAAGTTCACCATCGAGGGGCAGGAGGGCACGCTGTGGTGGCACGCGCACAGCTCCTGGCTCAGAGCCACCGTCTACGGCGCGCTCATCATCCGACCCAGGGAGGACAAGGCGTACCCATTCGAGAAGCCCTCCCGTGAAGTCCCACTTATGCTCG GGGAATGGTGGGACGCGAACCCGATCGATGTCATCCGGGAGGCCCAGAGGACCGGCGGGGGACCAAACGTCTCTGACGCCTTCACCGTCAACGGCCAGCCCGGTGACCTCTACAACTGCTCCCGCGAAG AGACCACGGCTATCTCGGTGAAGCCCGGGGAGACGGCCCTGCTCCGGTTCATCAACTCTGCGCTCAACCACGAGCTCTTCGTCTCCATCGCCAACCACAAGATGAcggtcgtcggcgccgacgcgtCCTACACCGAGCCATTCGTCACCTCGGTGCTCATGATCGCGCCGGGCCAGACCACCGACGTCCTCGTCACCATGGACCAGGCGCCCACCCGGTACTACATCGCGGCGCGTGGCTACGTCACCACCCAAGGCGTGGCGTTCGACAATACTACCACCACCGCCATCCTCGAGTACGATTGCGGCTGCAGCACTGATTTCGGCCCTGCGATCCGCCCGGCGTTCCCCACCCTCCCGGCGTTCAACGACACCAGTGCTGCTACGGCGTTCGCGGCGGGCATCAAGAGTCCACGGAAAGTCGAGATCCCCAGCCCCGTCGACGAGAACCTATTCTTCACCGTCGGCCTCGGACTGTTCAATTGCAAGCCAGGGCAGCAATGCGGCGCGCCAAACAACACCCGCTTCACGGCCAGCATGAACAACATCTCCTTCGTCTTCCCAAAGGCCACCTCCCTCCTCCATGCGCACTACTATGACATCCCGGACGTCTTCACTACCGACTTCCCGGCCTACCCGTCGGTGCAGTTCGACTACACAGCACAGAACGTCAGCCGCAGCCTGTGGCAGCCGATCCCGGCGACAAAACTATACAAGCTTAGGTATAACTCCGTGGTGCAGATTGTCCTGCAGGACACGAGCATCGTCACGCCAGAGAACCACCCCATCCACCTCCACGGCTATGACTTCTATATCCTTGCCGAGGGATTTGGCAACTTCGACGCGAAGAAGGACGCCGAGAAGTTCAACCTCGAAAACCCACCGCAGCGGAACACGGTGGCTGTGCCGGTGAACGGCTGGGCGGTCATCCGGTTCCGTGCCGACAACCCAGGGGTGTGGCTCATGCATTGCCATCTCGACGTGCACATTACCTGGGGCCTGGCAATGGCGTTTCTGGTGGAGGACGGGTATGGCAAGCTGCAGACACTGGAGGCACCTCCAGTTGATCTTCCGATGTGCTAA
- the LOC100820987 gene encoding PRA1 family protein B2, which translates to MASASPPQPLLPVTNPSSGSGGGGSGPSSGNGLSESALATPAFRLFLSRVSDTARRSLADRRPWTELVDRTAISRPDSLSEATSRLRRNLGYFRVNYAAVVAFSLAASLLAHPFSLLVLLSILGAWCFLYVFRASDQPVVLFGRTFSDRETLLGLVVASMLAFFLTSVASLIISGLLVGGAIVAVHGAFRMPEDLFLDDSSAVSSGNTTNRLLSFLASPGSGV; encoded by the coding sequence ATGGCGTCTgcatcgccgccgcagcccttGCTCCCAGTGACCAATCCCtcctccggcagcggcggcggcggctcggggcCGTCCTCCGGCAACGGGCTCTCGGAATCGGCGCTTGCCACACCGGCCTTCCGGCTCTTCCTCAGCAGGGTCTCCGACACGGCGCGGCGCTCGCTCGCGGACCGCCGCCCCTGGACAGAGCTCGTCGACCGCACGGCCATCTCGCGGCCGGACTCCCTCTCCGAGGCCACCTCGCGGCTGCGCCGCAACCTCGGCTACTTCCGCGTCAACTACGCTGCCGTGGTGGCCTTCTCCCTCGCGGCCTCGCTGCTGGCGCaccccttctccctcctcgtcctcctcagcATCCTCGGCGCCTGGTGCTTCCTGTATGTCTTCCGCGCCTCCGACCAGCCCGTCGTGCTCTTCGGCCGCACCTTCTCCGACCGCGAGACGCTGCTCGGCCTCGTCGTCGCATCGATGCTCGCCTTCTTCCTGACGTCCGTGGCCTCGCTCATCATCTCCGGcctgctcgtcggcggcgcgaTTGTCGCAGTGCACGGCGCCTTCCGCATGCCCGAGgacctcttcctcgacgatTCGAGTGCTGTTTCCAGTGGCAACACTACCAACAGGCTGCTCTCCTTCCTCGCGTCGCCCGGATCTGGTGTTTGA